The following coding sequences are from one Hymenobacter sp. DG25A window:
- the yidD gene encoding membrane protein insertion efficiency factor YidD, producing MNSLFRFLFLGLVWVYRHLISPLTPASCRYTPTCSAYATHALQKHGPWRGGWMALRRIGRCHPWGGHGYDPVP from the coding sequence ATGAATTCTCTTTTCCGATTCCTTTTTCTGGGCCTGGTCTGGGTGTATCGTCACCTGATATCCCCGCTCACGCCGGCCAGTTGCCGCTACACACCTACCTGCTCGGCCTACGCTACGCATGCCCTGCAAAAGCATGGGCCCTGGCGGGGCGGTTGGATGGCCCTGCGCCGCATTGGCCGCTGCCACCCCTGGGGCGGCCACGGCTACGACCCGGTACCCTAA
- a CDS encoding reprolysin-like metallopeptidase — protein MTFSVACSAPLGFARALLCALLLGLGCVMPPLSLAQQVLWADAPLSQAARQHPVAKGLGRYRAVAFQLINLQQALRPAPTAGIARARGGADVVISLPLPDGTSGRFRIAAVPVLPSALAARYPEIATYTGQGLDDVTATARLDLTPAGFHAQILSLAGTTYIDPAGPGSAAHLVFDRTALPGQPTVCYVTAPALAATQMRGRPKWLTSGEKLRTYQLAVACTGEYTQANGGTRAGALAAIVTSINRVSGIYERELAIRLTLVPKEDSIIYLNPATDPYTNQVDDNTLNTNQRTIDQRIGEANYDVGHLFTTNGGGLALLGVVCLNGDKAKGITGLSTPTGDAFDVDFVAHEIGHQFGANHTFNGNTGNCSGANREAQTAYEPGSGSTIMAYAGICAPQNLQPNSDPYFHTISLEEIIAYTSQGTGNSCASVTSTGNHAPTANAGIRYLIPVNTPFTLTGAGTDPDGDALTYSWEQFNLGQDGFPDLPSGDAPIFRSFLPTSSPARTFPRLPDILANQHTIGELLPSYERQLVFRLTVRDNRASGGGIATDTVTIPVIGTAGPFKITEPSGAQVWLAGSPQFIRWDVANTNLAPILTTTVNIRLSTDGGQTFPVVLAANTPNDGQQTITLPAATKATTTARIKVEAVGNVYFDISDESLTIQVPSGPTFSLSQTENAPTELYLCPGTTGQASLTVSPLNGFSGTVNLAATQLPPGVTVSFYPAQLTTPGTSVVTLNTPLTLESGNYSVTIEATSGTQKRVYVLRFSVRQAVTAAPTLRTPRTSPQGTLPLFAWSGVPRAQSYELQVANNPEFTNPELSLSLPDTAYVPQNPLAEQTTYYWRVRGVGTECGPGPYSAVASFKTGTMACVSYASLDVPKPMPATGAASITSVIRVSTDELIADVNVRDLRISYPNLGDLTVELTAPSGRTVLLTEAPCPGSANLHASFDDQATSAINCPLNTGQTVRPSTLLARLQGQPAQGDWTLTIQAPQAQEGNALLAWTLELCTVQGSGTNPLSTTDPLAGAALFPNPAPGDFYLQLENTWAGTLQVHIRDALGRQVYATRLSKTANPLLFPFHLPQLTAGLYFVQVQAPDGKTTTLRLLKL, from the coding sequence ATGACGTTTTCCGTTGCCTGCTCCGCTCCACTTGGTTTTGCGCGGGCGCTTCTTTGTGCGCTCCTGCTGGGGCTGGGCTGCGTGATGCCGCCGCTGTCCCTGGCCCAGCAGGTGCTGTGGGCCGATGCGCCCCTGTCTCAGGCAGCCAGGCAGCACCCCGTTGCCAAAGGGCTGGGCCGCTACCGGGCGGTAGCTTTTCAGCTTATCAATCTTCAGCAAGCCCTACGCCCGGCACCTACGGCTGGCATAGCCAGGGCACGCGGCGGGGCCGACGTGGTTATTTCCCTGCCGCTGCCGGATGGTACTTCGGGCCGTTTTCGGATTGCAGCCGTGCCGGTGCTGCCATCGGCGCTGGCGGCCCGCTACCCGGAAATTGCTACCTACACAGGGCAGGGGCTGGATGATGTGACGGCCACCGCCCGCCTGGACCTGACGCCGGCGGGATTTCATGCGCAGATTTTATCCCTGGCCGGTACTACCTATATCGATCCGGCAGGACCGGGCTCTGCCGCCCATTTGGTATTCGACCGCACCGCCCTTCCCGGGCAGCCTACGGTCTGCTATGTTACGGCGCCGGCGCTGGCGGCTACCCAGATGCGTGGCCGCCCAAAATGGCTTACCTCGGGTGAGAAGCTCCGCACCTACCAACTGGCGGTGGCCTGTACGGGCGAATACACGCAGGCCAACGGGGGCACCCGGGCCGGGGCTCTGGCGGCCATTGTTACCTCCATTAACCGGGTTTCGGGCATTTATGAGCGGGAGCTGGCTATTCGGCTGACGTTGGTCCCGAAGGAAGACTCCATTATCTACCTCAACCCGGCCACTGACCCCTACACCAACCAAGTCGACGACAACACGCTCAACACCAACCAACGCACCATTGATCAGCGCATCGGCGAAGCCAACTATGATGTAGGACATCTTTTCACTACCAATGGCGGCGGGCTGGCCCTGCTGGGCGTGGTATGCCTGAATGGCGACAAGGCCAAGGGTATCACCGGCCTTTCTACCCCCACCGGCGACGCCTTCGATGTTGATTTTGTAGCCCACGAAATCGGGCATCAGTTTGGGGCCAACCATACCTTCAATGGCAATACCGGCAACTGCAGCGGCGCAAACCGCGAAGCGCAAACGGCCTACGAGCCCGGCAGCGGCAGTACCATTATGGCGTATGCCGGGATTTGTGCCCCGCAAAACCTGCAGCCCAACAGCGACCCTTATTTCCACACCATCAGCCTGGAGGAAATTATCGCCTACACCTCACAGGGAACCGGCAATTCCTGCGCCTCCGTAACCAGCACCGGCAACCACGCCCCCACGGCCAATGCCGGCATCCGCTACCTCATTCCGGTGAATACTCCTTTTACGCTCACCGGGGCCGGCACTGATCCGGATGGGGACGCGCTGACCTACAGCTGGGAACAGTTTAACCTGGGGCAGGATGGCTTCCCGGACCTGCCCAGCGGCGACGCACCTATTTTCCGGTCGTTTTTGCCTACTAGCAGCCCGGCCCGTACGTTTCCCCGCCTACCCGACATCCTGGCCAATCAGCATACTATTGGCGAGTTGCTTCCCTCCTACGAGCGACAACTGGTCTTCCGGCTTACGGTGCGCGACAACCGCGCCAGCGGGGGTGGTATTGCAACGGATACAGTGACCATTCCGGTGATTGGTACGGCCGGGCCGTTTAAAATAACCGAGCCCTCGGGCGCGCAGGTGTGGCTGGCGGGCTCGCCACAGTTCATCCGCTGGGATGTAGCCAACACCAATCTGGCCCCCATTCTGACTACTACCGTCAACATCCGGCTTTCTACAGACGGCGGGCAGACCTTTCCGGTGGTACTGGCCGCCAACACGCCCAATGATGGCCAGCAAACCATTACCCTGCCCGCCGCTACCAAAGCCACTACTACCGCCCGCATTAAAGTAGAGGCCGTTGGTAATGTGTATTTCGATATATCCGATGAGAGCCTGACCATTCAGGTACCCAGCGGCCCCACGTTTTCCCTCAGCCAAACTGAAAACGCCCCTACCGAGCTATACCTGTGCCCCGGCACCACCGGGCAGGCCAGCCTGACGGTGAGTCCGCTTAATGGCTTCAGTGGGACCGTTAATCTGGCCGCTACGCAACTGCCGCCTGGCGTTACGGTATCCTTCTATCCTGCGCAGCTCACCACTCCCGGCACAAGTGTTGTTACGCTGAACACGCCCCTCACGCTGGAATCGGGCAACTATTCGGTTACCATTGAAGCGACCAGCGGCACGCAAAAGCGGGTATATGTGCTGCGCTTCTCCGTGCGGCAGGCAGTAACGGCGGCCCCCACTTTGCGCACGCCGCGCACCAGCCCGCAGGGCACCTTGCCCCTGTTTGCCTGGTCCGGGGTGCCGCGGGCGCAGAGCTACGAGCTGCAGGTGGCCAATAATCCGGAGTTCACCAATCCCGAACTCAGCCTTAGCCTGCCTGATACGGCCTACGTGCCCCAAAATCCGCTCGCGGAGCAAACTACCTACTACTGGCGCGTGCGCGGGGTGGGTACCGAGTGCGGCCCCGGGCCTTATTCTGCGGTAGCTTCTTTTAAAACCGGCACTATGGCTTGTGTCAGTTATGCCAGCCTGGATGTGCCCAAGCCGATGCCGGCCACCGGGGCCGCCAGCATTACCTCCGTTATCCGGGTTTCTACCGATGAGCTGATTGCTGATGTGAACGTGCGCGACCTGCGGATTTCGTACCCAAACCTGGGCGACCTGACCGTGGAGCTAACCGCTCCTTCCGGCCGCACAGTGCTGCTCACGGAGGCCCCCTGCCCCGGTAGCGCCAACCTGCACGCCAGCTTCGATGACCAAGCCACCAGTGCCATCAACTGCCCCTTGAATACCGGGCAAACGGTACGGCCCAGCACCCTGCTCGCGCGCCTGCAGGGCCAGCCCGCCCAGGGCGACTGGACCCTGACCATCCAAGCCCCGCAGGCACAAGAAGGCAACGCCCTGCTAGCCTGGACGCTGGAGCTCTGCACGGTGCAGGGCTCCGGTACCAATCCCCTTTCTACCACAGATCCGCTGGCCGGGGCGGCGCTTTTTCCCAACCCTGCGCCGGGCGACTTTTACCTGCAGCTGGAAAATACCTGGGCCGGAACGTTGCAGGTGCATATAAGGGATGCCCTGGGCCGGCAAGTATATGCCACCCGCCTCAGCAAAACTGCCAACCCTTTGCTATTCCCTTTTCACCTGCCCCAGCTTACCGCCGGCCTGTATTTCGTGCAGGTGCAGGCCCCCGATGGAAAAACCACTACGCTACGCCTGCTAAAGCTCTAG
- a CDS encoding antibiotic biosynthesis monooxygenase family protein: MFVRLTSMSFAPDQIEGAKKVYAEEIVPIVRAQQGCLDIMLLEPIVETDEHISCTMWNSKIEADAYETSGVYQQMVNKLTNSLSGQPKLRSYYVQHARYPEVPRT, translated from the coding sequence ATGTTTGTTCGTCTGACCAGCATGAGTTTTGCCCCCGACCAGATTGAGGGAGCCAAGAAGGTTTATGCCGAGGAGATTGTGCCCATCGTTCGGGCGCAGCAGGGGTGCCTTGATATTATGCTACTGGAACCTATTGTAGAGACCGATGAGCATATTTCCTGTACCATGTGGAACAGCAAAATAGAAGCCGATGCGTACGAGACCAGTGGCGTCTATCAGCAGATGGTAAATAAGCTGACCAATAGCCTGTCGGGGCAGCCTAAACTAAGATCGTACTACGTTCAGCATGCCCGGTATCCGGAGGTGCCCAGAACCTAG
- the fbaA gene encoding class II fructose-bisphosphate aldolase, with protein MADQTTLTGLRAGVLHGDEVQQLFDHAKANGYALPAVNVTGTDTVNAVLEAARDLNSPVIIQFSNGGAQFFAGKGLANDKQQASIAGGISGAQHVHLMAQAYGVPVILHTDHAAKKLLPWIDGLLEAGEKHFAQYGQPLYSSHMLDLSEEPIEENIEICKEYLERMAKIGMTLEIELGVTGGEEDGVDNSDVDSSKLYTQPSEVAYAYEELSKVSPRFTIAAAFGNVHGVYKPGNVKLQPVILKNSQDFVKEKYNLTDERPINFVFHGGSGSSQEEIREAISYGAIKMNIDTDLQWAFWDGIRAYYQKNEGFLQSQIGNPTGEDSPNKKYYDPRVWLRKGEETFIARLKSAFEDLNAVNRRY; from the coding sequence ATGGCTGACCAAACCACTCTTACCGGCCTGCGCGCCGGTGTGCTGCACGGCGACGAAGTGCAGCAGCTTTTCGACCACGCCAAGGCGAACGGCTATGCGCTGCCCGCCGTGAACGTAACCGGCACCGACACGGTAAATGCCGTGCTGGAAGCTGCCCGCGACCTGAACTCGCCGGTTATCATTCAGTTTTCTAACGGTGGTGCCCAGTTCTTCGCCGGCAAAGGCCTCGCCAACGACAAGCAGCAGGCCAGCATTGCCGGCGGCATTTCGGGCGCGCAGCACGTGCACCTGATGGCCCAGGCCTACGGCGTACCCGTGATTCTGCACACCGACCACGCCGCCAAGAAGCTCCTACCCTGGATTGATGGCTTGCTGGAAGCCGGCGAGAAGCACTTTGCGCAGTATGGCCAGCCGCTGTACTCCTCGCACATGCTGGACCTCTCGGAGGAGCCCATCGAGGAAAATATCGAAATCTGCAAAGAGTACCTGGAGCGCATGGCCAAAATTGGCATGACGCTGGAAATTGAGCTGGGCGTAACCGGCGGCGAGGAAGACGGCGTAGACAACTCCGACGTGGATTCGTCGAAGCTCTACACCCAGCCTTCGGAAGTGGCCTATGCCTACGAGGAGCTGAGCAAGGTGAGCCCCCGCTTCACCATTGCCGCTGCTTTTGGCAACGTGCACGGCGTGTACAAGCCCGGCAACGTGAAGCTGCAGCCCGTTATCCTGAAAAACTCGCAGGATTTCGTGAAGGAAAAGTACAACCTGACGGATGAGCGCCCCATCAACTTCGTGTTCCACGGCGGCTCAGGCTCGTCGCAGGAGGAAATCCGCGAAGCCATTAGCTACGGCGCCATCAAGATGAACATTGACACCGACCTGCAGTGGGCGTTCTGGGATGGTATCCGCGCTTACTACCAGAAAAACGAAGGCTTCCTGCAGAGCCAGATTGGCAACCCCACCGGCGAGGACTCGCCCAACAAGAAATATTACGACCCCCGCGTGTGGCTGCGCAAGGGCGAAGAAACCTTCATTGCCCGCCTGAAGTCGGCTTTTGAAGACCTCAACGCCGTAAACCGCCGCTACTAG
- a CDS encoding SdiA-regulated domain-containing protein, whose protein sequence is MRILFSYSLAAMLLFGSCSQAQSEKSADEPKGSSGKKHKKESLENRLTADAVPGLKRLGQLEGVKESSGLAMGQPGTYYTMGDQGNPPIIYKIDGDGKLLDEVRLSATNEDWESITHSSDGTLFVTDAGNNDNNRRDLTIYRVNPAQPATVGEIHFTYPDQQEFPPKKKARNFDCEASVWHNGQIYLFTRDRGSKATSKVYTVPDKPGTYTARRIASLSIPDEVTDASISPDGRHLVLMGSEQMFVFSGASMSSLLKAKPRRIALTGAGQTEGVLFTDDQTLLISSEQGSLYQYKMP, encoded by the coding sequence ATGCGCATTTTGTTTAGTTATTCTCTGGCCGCCATGCTGCTTTTCGGCAGCTGCTCGCAGGCCCAGAGCGAAAAGTCGGCCGATGAGCCCAAAGGTTCTTCCGGTAAGAAACACAAGAAAGAGTCGCTGGAAAACCGCCTTACCGCCGATGCCGTGCCGGGACTGAAGCGCCTGGGCCAGTTGGAGGGGGTAAAGGAAAGCTCAGGCCTGGCCATGGGTCAGCCGGGTACCTATTATACCATGGGCGACCAGGGCAACCCACCCATTATCTATAAAATAGACGGGGATGGAAAACTGCTGGATGAAGTGCGCCTAAGTGCCACGAACGAGGACTGGGAAAGCATCACGCACAGCTCAGACGGCACCCTGTTTGTGACGGACGCCGGCAACAATGACAACAACCGACGCGACCTGACCATTTACCGGGTAAACCCGGCCCAGCCTGCTACGGTAGGTGAAATCCACTTCACGTATCCCGATCAGCAGGAATTCCCACCCAAAAAGAAAGCGCGCAATTTTGACTGCGAGGCCTCTGTATGGCACAATGGGCAGATCTACCTGTTCACCCGCGACCGGGGCAGCAAGGCCACCAGCAAAGTATACACCGTGCCCGATAAGCCCGGCACCTACACCGCCCGCCGCATTGCCAGTCTCAGCATTCCGGATGAAGTAACGGATGCCAGCATCAGCCCCGATGGCCGCCACCTGGTACTGATGGGCAGTGAGCAGATGTTTGTGTTCAGTGGTGCCTCTATGAGCAGCCTGTTGAAGGCCAAGCCCCGCCGCATTGCCCTCACCGGCGCCGGCCAGACTGAAGGCGTCTTGTTTACCGATGATCAAACCCTGCTCATCAGCTCAGAGCAAGGCAGCCTCTATCAGTATAAGATGCCCTAA
- a CDS encoding helix-hairpin-helix domain-containing protein has translation MIQPLRGLAAGAGVAALLLLMSSRAQAQEYVRPPADLDRLVQELFAEPQSDDVPYEDLYETLLQYYQTPLNLNTASAEELRSLLLLREQQIASLLEHRKQYGSLLSIYELQSIPEFDLRTIYRVSPFVTVVNANPNAARGPLWQRVYKEDNNALFLRYERVLQDRKGYAEPTTSSTGTPSSRYLGSPDKLMLRYRVSHTRDFSFGFTAEKDAGEQLAWDPSRRRYGPDFLSAHMLLQERGRLKTLALGDYQLQFGQGLVLSSGLQVGKGAETITTIRRSSLGVRAYSSVLESTFYRGAAATASLTKQIQATGFLSRKRVDANVQQAKDSLADFDEFSSGIVLTGFHRTASELANRKELQETIGGGNIGYQSTDGSLTVGLTAVNTHYDKAIQKRDEPYNAYEFQGKSNTIVGAHYGYARGNWNVFGETARSSSGGIGTVNGLLASLASNVDASILYRYYARDFHTFYGLALSENTRNINESGLYLGLKVRPIARWELSAYYDQFSFPWLKYRVGAPSHGNDWLLRLTFQPTKTSTLYAQFRARTKPYDTDSDANRLTPDPEPTVRHSLLAYFNTEVTPSFSLRTRVQGSRYREGTGPTSTGFLLAQDASVAIGRPLRLSARYALFDTDNFDTRQYAFEQDVLYAFSVPGLSGRGTRMYLLAEVRMNRHLTLWIRFATTRYRDVETVGSGLEEIQGSERSEVKAQLRYRL, from the coding sequence ATGATTCAACCCTTACGCGGCCTGGCCGCCGGCGCCGGTGTAGCCGCCCTACTGCTGCTTATGAGTAGCCGGGCGCAGGCCCAGGAATACGTGCGCCCGCCCGCCGACCTCGACCGCCTCGTGCAGGAACTCTTTGCCGAGCCCCAGAGCGACGACGTACCCTACGAGGACCTGTATGAAACCCTGCTGCAGTACTACCAAACGCCGCTGAACCTGAATACGGCCAGCGCCGAAGAGCTACGGTCCCTGCTGTTGTTGCGCGAGCAGCAGATAGCCTCCCTGCTGGAGCACCGCAAGCAGTACGGCTCGCTGCTCAGCATCTATGAGTTGCAAAGCATTCCGGAGTTCGATTTGCGCACCATCTACCGCGTATCGCCCTTTGTTACGGTGGTAAATGCTAACCCCAACGCGGCGCGGGGCCCGCTGTGGCAGCGGGTGTATAAGGAAGACAACAATGCGTTGTTTCTCCGCTACGAGCGGGTGCTGCAGGACCGCAAAGGCTATGCCGAGCCCACAACCAGCAGCACCGGTACCCCATCCTCGCGCTACCTGGGCTCCCCGGATAAGCTTATGCTGCGCTACCGCGTCAGCCACACCCGCGACTTCAGCTTTGGCTTCACGGCCGAAAAAGATGCTGGCGAGCAGTTGGCCTGGGACCCCAGCAGACGCCGCTACGGCCCCGACTTCCTGTCGGCGCACATGCTGCTGCAGGAGCGCGGCCGCCTGAAAACCCTGGCCCTAGGCGACTACCAGTTGCAGTTTGGGCAGGGGCTGGTGCTTTCCTCGGGCCTGCAGGTAGGCAAGGGGGCCGAAACCATTACCACTATCCGGCGCAGCAGCCTGGGTGTGCGGGCCTATTCCTCGGTGCTGGAAAGCACGTTTTACCGCGGGGCGGCCGCTACGGCCTCGCTTACCAAGCAAATTCAGGCTACCGGTTTTCTGTCCCGCAAGCGGGTAGATGCCAACGTGCAGCAGGCTAAGGATTCGCTGGCTGATTTTGATGAGTTTTCGTCGGGTATTGTGCTCACGGGCTTTCACCGCACGGCTTCTGAGCTGGCTAACCGCAAGGAGCTGCAGGAAACCATTGGCGGCGGCAACATCGGCTACCAAAGCACCGATGGCAGCCTGACCGTGGGACTGACGGCAGTGAACACCCATTACGACAAAGCCATTCAGAAGCGCGACGAGCCCTATAACGCGTATGAGTTTCAGGGCAAAAGCAACACAATAGTAGGGGCGCACTACGGCTACGCCCGCGGCAACTGGAACGTGTTCGGCGAAACCGCCCGCTCTTCCAGTGGCGGCATTGGCACGGTAAACGGGCTGCTGGCCAGCCTGGCTTCCAACGTAGATGCCTCCATTCTATACCGCTACTATGCCCGCGACTTCCACACGTTCTATGGGCTGGCGCTGAGCGAGAATACCCGCAACATCAACGAAAGCGGCCTGTATCTGGGCCTGAAAGTGCGGCCTATTGCCCGCTGGGAGCTATCGGCGTACTACGACCAGTTCAGCTTCCCCTGGCTGAAATATCGGGTAGGCGCACCCTCGCACGGCAACGACTGGCTGCTGCGCCTCACGTTTCAGCCCACCAAAACCAGCACGCTTTACGCCCAGTTTCGCGCCCGCACCAAGCCCTACGACACCGATAGCGACGCCAACCGCCTGACCCCCGATCCGGAGCCGACCGTACGCCACAGCCTGCTGGCCTATTTCAACACCGAAGTTACCCCATCCTTCAGCCTGCGCACCCGCGTGCAGGGCAGCCGCTACCGCGAAGGCACCGGCCCCACCAGCACCGGCTTTTTGCTGGCGCAGGATGCCTCCGTGGCCATTGGCCGACCGCTTCGCCTGAGTGCCCGCTACGCCCTCTTCGATACCGACAACTTTGATACGCGGCAGTATGCCTTTGAACAGGATGTACTTTACGCGTTTTCCGTGCCCGGCCTGAGCGGCAGAGGTACCCGTATGTATCTGTTGGCGGAGGTGCGCATGAATCGCCACCTCACCCTCTGGATACGCTTCGCTACCACCCGCTACCGCGACGTGGAAACCGTCGGCTCCGGCCTGGAGGAAATCCAAGGCTCTGAGCGCTCCGAGGTGAAAGCCCAGCTCCGGTATCGGCTTTAA
- the lgt gene encoding prolipoprotein diacylglyceryl transferase, protein MLAYITWDVSPIIAQLGPLTLRWYGVLFALGFVLGSFILTHIYRTERVSAQWVDIITLYMIIGTVVGARLGHVFFYDWAAYKQHPWEILKIWHGGLASHGATIGILLALWLFSRRYKFDYLWVLDRIVIVVAVGGACIRLGNLMNSEIVGRATNVPWAFIFPRDAEHTTVPRHPTQIYESLFCVFLLVLLYWLWSKYKERTPRGLLFGLFVVLLFTFRFLVEFLKENQVDFENNLQFNMGQLLSIPLILLGVYVLLRAGKWPNNPYGYAVRDLSEEEANKAAVKKV, encoded by the coding sequence ATGCTTGCTTACATCACCTGGGATGTTTCGCCCATCATTGCCCAGTTGGGGCCGCTTACCCTACGCTGGTACGGCGTGCTGTTCGCGCTGGGCTTCGTGCTGGGCTCGTTTATCCTCACGCACATTTACCGTACTGAGCGGGTTTCAGCGCAATGGGTTGATATTATCACGCTGTACATGATTATCGGTACGGTGGTGGGGGCGCGCCTGGGCCACGTGTTTTTCTACGATTGGGCCGCGTATAAGCAGCATCCCTGGGAAATTCTGAAGATCTGGCACGGCGGCCTGGCCAGCCATGGCGCCACTATTGGCATTCTGCTGGCCTTATGGCTTTTCAGCCGCCGGTATAAGTTTGATTACCTGTGGGTGCTGGACCGGATTGTGATTGTAGTGGCCGTAGGTGGGGCCTGCATCCGGCTGGGTAACCTGATGAACTCGGAAATTGTGGGCCGCGCTACCAATGTGCCGTGGGCATTCATTTTCCCGCGCGATGCCGAGCACACCACCGTGCCGCGCCACCCCACTCAGATTTATGAATCTCTGTTCTGCGTATTCTTGCTGGTGCTGCTGTACTGGCTGTGGAGCAAGTACAAGGAGCGCACCCCTCGTGGCCTGCTCTTCGGCCTGTTTGTGGTGCTGCTCTTCACCTTCCGCTTCCTGGTGGAATTCCTGAAAGAGAATCAGGTTGACTTTGAAAACAACCTGCAGTTCAACATGGGCCAGCTGCTGAGTATTCCGCTGATTTTGCTGGGTGTGTATGTGCTACTGCGCGCCGGCAAATGGCCCAACAACCCCTATGGCTACGCCGTGCGGGATTTAAGCGAGGAAGAAGCCAATAAGGCAGCGGTTAAAAAGGTCTAA
- a CDS encoding DUF3857 domain-containing protein produces MLAVSSAASAGPNLRYPVAAMPAALRENAHAVIRLYEHTFTVKSAKQAVNTLRFAITVLDEQGDDYATDVVNYDRFTTVNYLRGTAYDANGKVLRTLRSADIKDVSLSGGANLSDDNRARVAQLQQGSYPYTVEFEEEYITTNTLFYPVWRPLLSTHLGVEQSHFQVLMPVSLPALRYRELNLPAHVQIKHQTVGNQTVHEWSVANLPALELEAYSLPARELLPAVYTAPSQFEVQGHAGDLSTWEGLGKWEYKLNEGRNVLPESVTARMKELAQRVPDVRERTRQVYEYLQSSTRYISVQLGIGGWQSAPATEVATRGYGDCKGLSNYGMALLQAAGVPSYCALAGADQPDIQTDFPSNQFNHMILCVPLAQAGRRDTVWLECTSQTAPFNYLGDFTAGRHVLLLTPEGGRLVRTPVYQATDNTQFRRAVVQLDEQGNAKATVRTRSAALQQDDLATYMHNLTPEDQKKRAYGSIGIPSFTISRYNLAAAPAAPLPAMVETLELTLPRYATITGKRVFVVPNLLNQSAAPEPLLGERQTDMWQSFAFVDVDTVHLRMPKGLQPETMPAPVQFTSRYGSYSAQTQALPDGTIQYTRRLQLNRGRYPKAEYPAYLEFRRKISKADKSALVLLKTDV; encoded by the coding sequence ATGCTGGCCGTTTCCAGTGCTGCCTCAGCCGGGCCAAACCTGCGCTACCCGGTGGCCGCTATGCCGGCTGCCCTACGGGAAAATGCGCACGCCGTGATACGTCTGTATGAGCATACCTTCACGGTAAAATCAGCGAAGCAGGCGGTGAATACCCTGCGGTTTGCTATTACGGTGCTGGATGAACAGGGAGACGATTATGCTACGGATGTAGTAAACTACGACCGGTTCACTACCGTCAACTACCTACGCGGCACGGCTTATGATGCTAATGGCAAGGTGCTGCGCACGTTGCGCTCAGCTGATATTAAGGACGTCAGCCTGTCCGGCGGCGCTAACCTTTCGGATGATAACCGGGCACGGGTAGCGCAGTTGCAGCAAGGCAGCTATCCTTACACGGTAGAGTTTGAGGAGGAATATATTACCACCAACACGCTGTTCTACCCGGTGTGGCGGCCGCTGCTAAGCACGCATCTGGGAGTAGAACAATCCCATTTTCAGGTCCTGATGCCCGTTTCGCTGCCGGCCCTGCGTTACCGCGAGCTTAACCTGCCGGCCCATGTGCAAATCAAACATCAGACGGTGGGAAACCAGACGGTGCACGAGTGGAGCGTAGCGAACCTGCCAGCACTGGAGTTGGAAGCCTACAGCCTGCCCGCGCGGGAGTTGCTGCCTGCCGTTTACACAGCCCCTTCCCAGTTTGAAGTGCAGGGCCATGCCGGCGACTTATCTACTTGGGAAGGCCTGGGCAAATGGGAATACAAGCTAAACGAAGGCCGCAACGTGCTGCCGGAATCCGTAACTGCCCGCATGAAAGAGCTGGCCCAGCGCGTGCCCGATGTGCGGGAGCGTACCCGCCAGGTATACGAATACCTGCAGAGCAGTACCCGGTATATTTCCGTGCAGCTGGGTATTGGCGGCTGGCAGTCAGCACCAGCTACGGAGGTAGCTACCCGGGGTTACGGCGACTGCAAAGGCCTGTCCAACTACGGTATGGCGCTGCTGCAGGCGGCAGGCGTGCCCTCCTACTGCGCCCTGGCGGGCGCCGACCAGCCCGATATTCAGACGGACTTCCCCAGCAACCAGTTCAATCATATGATTCTATGTGTGCCCCTGGCCCAGGCCGGACGGCGCGATACGGTGTGGCTGGAGTGCACCAGCCAGACGGCGCCCTTCAACTATCTGGGCGACTTCACAGCAGGCCGCCACGTGCTGCTGCTCACGCCGGAGGGCGGCCGCCTGGTGCGCACCCCCGTGTACCAGGCCACCGACAACACCCAGTTTCGCCGGGCCGTGGTGCAGCTGGATGAGCAGGGCAACGCCAAAGCCACCGTACGCACCCGCAGCGCCGCGTTGCAGCAGGATGATCTGGCCACCTACATGCACAACCTGACACCCGAGGACCAGAAGAAACGGGCTTACGGCAGCATTGGCATTCCCAGCTTTACCATCAGCCGCTACAACTTGGCGGCAGCACCGGCAGCTCCGCTGCCGGCCATGGTAGAAACCCTGGAGCTGACCTTGCCCCGCTATGCCACTATCACCGGCAAGCGAGTATTTGTGGTTCCTAACCTGCTCAATCAGTCGGCGGCGCCGGAACCCCTGCTCGGGGAGCGGCAAACGGACATGTGGCAAAGCTTTGCGTTTGTGGATGTCGATACGGTGCACCTGCGCATGCCCAAAGGCCTGCAGCCCGAAACCATGCCGGCGCCCGTGCAGTTCACCTCCCGTTACGGCTCCTATTCGGCCCAAACGCAGGCCCTGCCCGATGGTACCATACAATACACTCGCCGCCTGCAGCTTAACCGCGGCCGTTATCCCAAAGCCGAGTATCCGGCTTACCTGGAGTTCCGGCGTAAAATCAGCAAAGCCGACAAATCAGCGTTGGTTTTGTTGAAGACGGACGTTTGA